The nucleotide window GACACCGGAACACACTCACCGGACATCGGCGCGGCCTTGGGGGATCTGGAACCGCCGGGCATGGGTTTCTGCCGGCCGGCGCCGGCGACCGCCGCGGCCCCTTCTTGCTTGCCGTCGCCGGAAGGCCGAAGCGTTGCCCGCATCTACCCACCGCCCGGCCCTGGACCGCCGGGTGCTCCCGGAGACCCGACTCCATGCCCGAAGTGATATCATCGGCCGCAACCGACGCGTTCCCGAAGGCCATCACACAGGCCGTTCGGGAGGCCACGACCGCGTTCCTCACGACTTCGTGCGGCCTGACCCACGTGCCCGACGCGGCGGGCGATGAAGGGTCGGGCGGCGCCGGAATCATGAGCGCCATCTCGTTCCTCGGGGACACCCCGTGGGCGTTCGCGGTGGTGCTGCCCGAGGCGTCGGCGGTCGCCATCGCCAAGGCGTTCGCCGGGTTCGAGATCCCGTTCGACAGCCAGGACATGGGCGACCTGGTGGGCGAGATCGTGAACGTGATCGCGGGTGACGTCACCGCGCGCCTCCACGCCAAGGGGATCAAGGCGCAAATGTCGCTCCCCACGTCGATCCGAAGTGCGGACGCGGCCGCCCTGGTCCCGCACGGGACCGCACCGAGCCGGCTGCTGTTTGATGGGGCAGACGGGCGCTGCTGGTTCGATCTCGTGAGCGACCGAATCGACGGGCTGACCTTCCGCCAACCGGGGTGAGTTGAGCCGCTCCGCGATCGTGCTCGGCCGGTCGGGCGCGCCGGCCGAGCACGATCGCGGAGCGGTGCCGAACCGCAGGTGCCGGACGGATGGCGTGCCGGTCGGAACGCCAGTGCCCTGAATCGAACGGCCCGAAGCGAATGTCACGGTTCTGTTTCGCACCTCACACTGCCGCCGGCTTCCGCACTCGGTTGTCGCTCCTGATAACCCTGGGAGAAGCCGGCCGCGCGAGCCGATGCGTGCGGCCGTAGTCGGGCAGTAACACTTTCGTGCCTGCCTTGATTCGCCGCGCGCGCCGCCCTAGAATTCCGCAGATTGTCACCCATCCGTCCGGCTCACCCCGGACCCGTCCGGCCGACGCGGGACGCCCTCCTCCCACCCGCCCGACCCCTACCGGAACCGCAGACGTCTAACGCCTTGCCCCGGTTGGTGCCGCGACACGGACGGCATATGATGGGGTGAAGCCGCCGCGGGACGGCCGTAGCACAGATTCATCCCCAATCGCGGGAGACGGCGTCGATGTACGAACGATTCACGGATCGTGCCCGGAAAGTGATGCAGCTCGCCAACCAGGAGGCGCAGCGCTTCAACCACGAGTACATCGGGACCGAGCACATCCTGCTCGGTCTCGTCAAGGAGGGCTCCGGGGTCGCGGCCAACGTGCTCAAGAACCTGGACATCGACCTGCGCAAGATCCGGCTGGAGGTCGAGAAGATCGTCCAGCACGGGCCGGGGGGCGAGCAGGTGGTGATGGGGCGGCTGCCGCACACCCCGCGGGCCAAGAAGGTCATCGAGTACTCGATCGAAGAAGCCCGGAACCTGAACCACAACTACGTCGGAACCGAACACCTCCTGCTGGGCCTCTTAAGGGAGCAGGAGGGCGTCGCCGCTCAAGTTCTGATGAACCTGGGCCTCAAGCTCGAAGACGTGCGCGAAGAAGTTCTGAACCTGTTGGGCCATAACATGCCGAACGAATCCGAAGGCAGCAGCGGGCGCGAGGGCGGCGATCGTAGCCCGTCGGAGCGCGCCGGCCGCAACAAGTCCAAGACGCCGGCGCTCGACAGCTTCGGCCGCGACCTGACCGAACTCGCCCGCCAAGGGAAGCTCGATCCCGTCATCGGCCGCCAGGCCGAGATCGAGCGCGTGATCCAGATCCTGAGCCGCCGCCAGAAGAACAACCCCGTCCTCCTCGGCGAGGCCGGGGTCGGCAAGACCGCGATTGTGGAAGGGCTCGCGCAACTGGTCGTCGACCAGAACGTGCCCGAGCTGCTCCGCGACAAGCGGATCGTGGTGCTCGACCTCGCGATGATGGTGGCGGGCACGAAGTACCGCGGCCAGTTCGAGGAGCGCATCAAGGCGGTGATGAACGAGGTGCGCCGCGCGAAGAACACCATGCTGTTCATCGACGAGCTGCACACGCTCGTCGGCGCCGGCGGCGCGGAGGGCGCCATCGACGCCAGCAACGTGCTGAAGCCGGCGCTGGCCCGCGGCGAGATCCAGTGCATCGGGGCCACCACCCTCGACGAGTACCGCAAGTACATCGAAAAGGACGCGGCGCTGGCCCGGCGGTTCCAGGCCATCATCGTCAACCCGCCGTCGATGGCGGAAACGATCGAGATCCTCAAAGGGCTCCGCGACCGGTACGAGGCGCACCACCGGGTGCAGATCACCGACGCCGCGCTCAAGCACGCCGTCGAGCTGAGCGAGCGGTACATTACCGGCCACTGCCTGCCGGACAAGGCCATTGACGTGATCGACGAGGCCGGCGCGCGGGTCCGCCTGAAGGGCATGACCCGGCCGCCGGACCTCAAGGAGCTCGACGAGAAGATCGAGAAGCTGAACCAGGAAAAAGAAGCCGCGGTCATGGACCAGGACTTCGAGCGGGCGGCCAGCCTGCGGGACCAGTCCGAGAAGCTGCGCAAGGAAAAAGAGACGCAGCACAAGCAGTGGCGCGAGAAGGCCAAGGAGACCGACGGCGTCGTCGACGAGGAAGTCATCGCGGAGGTCGTGTCGAAGATGACCGGCGTGCCGCTCCGCAAGGTGGGCGAGGACGAGACCCGCCGGCTGCTGAACATGGAGGCCGAGCTGCACAACACCGTCATCAGCCAGAACGAGGCGATCCACGCCATCGCGAAGGCGGTGCGGAAGAGCCGCTCCGGCATGAAGGACCCGAAGCGCCCGATCGGCAGCTTCATCTTCGCCGGCCCGACCGGCGTCGGCAAGACGCTGCTCGCGAAGCAGCTCGCGAAGTTCATGTTCGGCGACGAGAACAACCTCGTGCAGCTCGACATGTCCGAGTACATGGAGAAGCACAACGTTTCCCGGCTCGTGGGCGCCCCCCCGGGCTACATCGGGTACGAGGAGGGCGGCCAGCTCACCGAGAAGATCCGCCGCAAGCCGTACTCGGTGGTGCTGCTCGACGAGATCGAGAAGGCCCACCCGGACGTGTGGAACATGCTCCTCCAGATCATGGAAGAGGGGCGGCTGACCGACAACGTGGGCCGGGTGGTGGACTTCAAGAACACCATCCTGATCCTGACCACGAACATCGGCGCCGAGGTCATCATCGACCAGAACGTGATGGGGTCCGGGTTCACGAAGCACCTCCAGCGGGACGCGGAGGTGAGCTACCTGGAGATGCAGAAGAAGCTTAAGGGGCGGATGGAGAAGGAGTTCAAGCCGGAGTTCCTGAACCGGCTGGACGACATCATCGTGTTCCGCAAGCTGACCAACAAGGACCTCAAGCAGATCGTCGAGATGGAGCTGTCGAAGGTGGCGAAGCGGCTGTCCGAGAAGGGCATCACGCTGAACGTCACGGAAGAGGCCAAGGACTACCTGATCGAGAAGGGGTCCAGCACCGAGTACGGCGCCCGCCCGCTGCGCCGCGCGATCGAGCAGTACCTCGAAGACATGCTGGCCGAGGAGCTGCTGAAGGGCACGTTCCACGGGACCGACGTGCTGACGGTGAAGATCGTTGAGGAGAACGGCGAGAAGAAGCTGGGCTTCGAGACCGGCACCCCCGCGGCGGTGGCCGCGGCGCAGCCGTGACCGGCCGCTCGGAAGCGACAGCGTGAAGGCTCGGCGTCTCACGACGCCGGGCCTTTTTCGTTTCAAGGGTTGTCGCGTGAGCGGGGCATCAATGCCCCCGTCCCGGTTCGGCGGGCGGTCCCGGTACACGCTGACGAATACCGGTGCTGCCGGAGCTACCCCGGTTCGTGAGGCGCGGTACGCGGCGACCGGGCGACAGTTCAGCACCGGCCCAAAGGTCGGGCGCGTGGGATCGGCGCTTATCGCCGCCTCCCCGGGCCGCTCTTACCAACCTCGCGGGCCGTGAACCGATCCAGAGCCGCCGCGTACCGGCACCACCACGCGAGTCGCGCCCGGCCCCAAGTGACCAGAGCCACGAGCGCGAAGAGCATGACCGGAACGAGCGGAAAGGGCAATTCATCGGGCCGGAGCACGAAGTACGCGCCAACACCGGATGCGAGCAAGACGCCAAGGAGACCGGCCCCGGCCGCGCCCGCTCTGGGTAGGCAGAACAGCACCCCGCCGACGAACTCGGCCGCCCCGACCAGCAGACGCACCCAGGCGGGAATCCCCCACTGGTCAAACTGCGGCCGCACACCGGGGAGCAGTTTCGTCAGCCCCGCGACCACGAACAGCAGGCCGACGAGCAGCCCCGTTCCCCACACCGCGACTGGGCCGCGCCGGTAGCGCAGGTCGGGCTGAAATGCCGATTCGATGAACATCATTGCGGTTGCTCCGAGTGAGTGTTGGTCGCCGGGTCAGGGCCGTGCGGCGGCTCTTTGGGCAGTCCGTGTTCGTCGAGGGGCGGCGGGCCGTCCGCGTGCGTGCCCGTGGCGTCCCACCGCACCAGCCCCAGATCTTCGACGAACACCACGTACAGCACCGGGACGAGCAGCAGGGTGACGCCCGTCGCGACCAGCAGGCCGATGATCTGCACGTAGCACAGCGGCTCCCACAGCGGCCCGCCCTTGAGTGCCAGTGGGATCAGCCCGCCGACCGTGGCCAGAACCGTCACGAGCACCGGCCGCAACCGGGCCAGCCCCGCGTCCACGACGGCTTCGCGGACCGGCTCGCCCTTCTCGTGCGCCTCCTCGATGTACTCGAACAGCACGATGACGTGGCTCACGATCACGCCCATCAAACTGGACAGGCCCAGCCCCGCGAAGAACCCGAGCGGCACGTTGAACGCGAGCAGCCCCATCAGCCCGCCGACCATCCCGAACGGCACCGCCGCGTACACCAAGAGCGGCTTGGTGAGGCTGTTGAACTGCACCACCAGCGCCAGGTAGATCGCCAGCATGGACACCAACCCGGCCGTCGCGATCGACTTGAACCCCTTTTCCTGCTCCTCCTTTTCGCCGCCGACCGCGAACCGGTAGCCCGGGGGCCATTCGGCCGACACCGGTTTCAACTTCTTTTCGACTTCGTCCACGACCGCGCTGGGGAGCGTGCCGGGGAGCGCGTCGCACTTGATGGTCATGCACCGCTCGTTGTCGCGGCGCAGCACCTTCGGCGGGACCGCCTCCAACTTAAACTCGCTCACCTGGTCGAGCGGGACTTTGGAACCACTCTGGCTGTTGAACACGGTCAGGTTCGCGAGGTCTTCGGTCCGCGCGCGCTCGTCGGGGCGGAGCCGGAGGGCGATCGGGATGAGCCGGTCGCGCTCGCGCAGGTACGTGGCCGCGGTGCCCGAGAGCCCGGCCTGGGTGACGGCCGCCACGTCCTCGTTCGTCACCCCGCTCACCGCGGCGCGGTCCGGCCGCACGCGGAGGCCGAACTGCAGCGCGTCCGGGTCCCAGTCGTCGTGTATGTTGTCCGTCCCGGGGATCGACCGCATCACACCCTTCACCTGCGCGCCGAGCCGGCGCAGCTCGGCGATGTCCGTCCCGTAGACGCGGATCTGAACCGGCACGCCGATGGGGGGGCCGCTCTCCAGCACCTCGACGGTGAGCCGCCCGGTCGCGTGCGGCGGGAGGACCAGCTTGAGCCGGTCGGCCAGCGCCGCGGTCGCGTGCGCGTCCCGGGTGTGGACCAGGATCTGGGCGTAGTTCGGCGCCGGCTGTTCGGGCACCACCGACAGCCAGAACCGCGGCCCGCCCTGGCCCACGAACGTCGTGTACGCGGTCACCTCGTCCCCCGCTTCGGCGTCGACGAGCCGGGTCACCCGCTCGGCCTCGGCCGCGGCGTCGCGGATGGACGTGCCCTCGGGCAGGAACACGTTGACCGTGAACGTGTTGTGCAGGTCCTTCGGGAAGAACGCCGACCCGATGAGCGGCACCAAGCTCACCCCGGTGACGAGCGCGGCCGTGGCCGCGAACAGCGTCAGCCAGCGGTGCGCGATGCACGCCCGGCAGACCCGGGTGTACAGCCCGGCGAACCCCGCCCGCTCGTCCGGGTGCGCGCCGGCCAAGCCCTTCTGGCCCCGCAGGAGGTAGTAGCCCAGCAGCGGCATGAACGTCATCGACACGACGCGGCTGGCGACGAGCGATGCGGTCACCACCACCGGCAGCGAGTAGATGAACTCCCCGGACCCGCCGCCGATCAGCAGGAGCGGTAGGAACGCGACGATGTTGGTGACGGTCGCGTACAGGATGGCGCGGGCCAGCTTCTGCGGCCCGAGCCACGCGGCCACGTCGCGCGGCCGGCCCTCGGCCAGTTCCCGGTTGATGGCGTCGCTCGCGACCACCGGGTCGTCGACCAGGAGCCCCAGCGCGATGATCAGCGCGGCGATCGAGATCTGCTGGATGTCGATGCCGACGAGGTGGCACAGGCCGATGGTCATCGCGACCGCGAGGGGGATGGACGCGGCCACCAGCAGCGCGCTGCGCCACTCCATGAACACCAGCGCGACTACCACCACGATCAGAACGGCTTCGATCAGGCAGTCCGCGAACTGGTGGATCTTCTTCTCGACCTGGAGCGGTTCG belongs to Gemmata obscuriglobus and includes:
- a CDS encoding efflux RND transporter permease subunit; the protein is MTASQFFVYKRPVAWSLLLVTIAWGLYSYSQMPQRQDPQIQIRSGVIITPYPGANPTDVEQQVTRKVEKKMTENPAVERVNSISRQGQSVVFVTLFDTTRNAEQVWQDLAAKLDALDDLPSVGGPPLRPKLDKDFGDTVAVMLTLSSPPVSDFEIDERARVIGGAVSAARAGRAGPRLSGVIVHPAGVSAEFVERMGRSLLRALTEGGVATDAQYVAALGAGVLDFQLAPGRTEAGARAAIEAWERDALGSGTGHPDVWPGVLVSDPARLGPALKERVRSVPGGVARYTFKQMREYADLIQDRLRQSKFVGRIDQLGTQDEAVFLYYSNRRLTELGLDPSAINARLAARNINLPGGQVELPGQTLAVKPSGEFKSEADLGGVPLDARPGYPLYLRDVVEVVRGYQDPPRQLHYRTIRGDEQPGPRRAVTLAVRHIKGTQIAEFDADVAAKLDALKAELPDDLRVERTSNEPLQVEKKIHQFADCLIEAVLIVVVVALVFMEWRSALLVAASIPLAVAMTIGLCHLVGIDIQQISIAALIIALGLLVDDPVVASDAINRELAEGRPRDVAAWLGPQKLARAILYATVTNIVAFLPLLLIGGGSGEFIYSLPVVVTASLVASRVVSMTFMPLLGYYLLRGQKGLAGAHPDERAGFAGLYTRVCRACIAHRWLTLFAATAALVTGVSLVPLIGSAFFPKDLHNTFTVNVFLPEGTSIRDAAAEAERVTRLVDAEAGDEVTAYTTFVGQGGPRFWLSVVPEQPAPNYAQILVHTRDAHATAALADRLKLVLPPHATGRLTVEVLESGPPIGVPVQIRVYGTDIAELRRLGAQVKGVMRSIPGTDNIHDDWDPDALQFGLRVRPDRAAVSGVTNEDVAAVTQAGLSGTAATYLRERDRLIPIALRLRPDERARTEDLANLTVFNSQSGSKVPLDQVSEFKLEAVPPKVLRRDNERCMTIKCDALPGTLPSAVVDEVEKKLKPVSAEWPPGYRFAVGGEKEEQEKGFKSIATAGLVSMLAIYLALVVQFNSLTKPLLVYAAVPFGMVGGLMGLLAFNVPLGFFAGLGLSSLMGVIVSHVIVLFEYIEEAHEKGEPVREAVVDAGLARLRPVLVTVLATVGGLIPLALKGGPLWEPLCYVQIIGLLVATGVTLLLVPVLYVVFVEDLGLVRWDATGTHADGPPPLDEHGLPKEPPHGPDPATNTHSEQPQ
- a CDS encoding chemotaxis protein CheX; protein product: MPEVISSAATDAFPKAITQAVREATTAFLTTSCGLTHVPDAAGDEGSGGAGIMSAISFLGDTPWAFAVVLPEASAVAIAKAFAGFEIPFDSQDMGDLVGEIVNVIAGDVTARLHAKGIKAQMSLPTSIRSADAAALVPHGTAPSRLLFDGADGRCWFDLVSDRIDGLTFRQPG
- a CDS encoding ATP-dependent Clp protease ATP-binding subunit produces the protein MYERFTDRARKVMQLANQEAQRFNHEYIGTEHILLGLVKEGSGVAANVLKNLDIDLRKIRLEVEKIVQHGPGGEQVVMGRLPHTPRAKKVIEYSIEEARNLNHNYVGTEHLLLGLLREQEGVAAQVLMNLGLKLEDVREEVLNLLGHNMPNESEGSSGREGGDRSPSERAGRNKSKTPALDSFGRDLTELARQGKLDPVIGRQAEIERVIQILSRRQKNNPVLLGEAGVGKTAIVEGLAQLVVDQNVPELLRDKRIVVLDLAMMVAGTKYRGQFEERIKAVMNEVRRAKNTMLFIDELHTLVGAGGAEGAIDASNVLKPALARGEIQCIGATTLDEYRKYIEKDAALARRFQAIIVNPPSMAETIEILKGLRDRYEAHHRVQITDAALKHAVELSERYITGHCLPDKAIDVIDEAGARVRLKGMTRPPDLKELDEKIEKLNQEKEAAVMDQDFERAASLRDQSEKLRKEKETQHKQWREKAKETDGVVDEEVIAEVVSKMTGVPLRKVGEDETRRLLNMEAELHNTVISQNEAIHAIAKAVRKSRSGMKDPKRPIGSFIFAGPTGVGKTLLAKQLAKFMFGDENNLVQLDMSEYMEKHNVSRLVGAPPGYIGYEEGGQLTEKIRRKPYSVVLLDEIEKAHPDVWNMLLQIMEEGRLTDNVGRVVDFKNTILILTTNIGAEVIIDQNVMGSGFTKHLQRDAEVSYLEMQKKLKGRMEKEFKPEFLNRLDDIIVFRKLTNKDLKQIVEMELSKVAKRLSEKGITLNVTEEAKDYLIEKGSSTEYGARPLRRAIEQYLEDMLAEELLKGTFHGTDVLTVKIVEENGEKKLGFETGTPAAVAAAQP
- a CDS encoding DoxX family membrane protein codes for the protein MMFIESAFQPDLRYRRGPVAVWGTGLLVGLLFVVAGLTKLLPGVRPQFDQWGIPAWVRLLVGAAEFVGGVLFCLPRAGAAGAGLLGVLLASGVGAYFVLRPDELPFPLVPVMLFALVALVTWGRARLAWWCRYAAALDRFTAREVGKSGPGRRR